The window TTTGAGTCCGGCATCCCGAACATCTCCCCGCATGACAGGCCTGTGCCTGTCCGATTTTATATCATCGCCATGGTCTTCATCATCTTTGATATCGAGGTGGTCTTCCTCTATCCGTGGGCCATCCTCTTCCGGAAGCTGGGGCTCTTCGGTTTCATGGAGATGACGGTCTTTCTTGCGATACTCGCCTTGGGCCTGGCCTACGCCTGGAAGAAGGGGGCTTTGGAATGGGATTAGAGAAACTTCTGCAAAGGGAGGCCGTCACCACTCGTCTGGACGCGGCCATCGGGTGGGCCCGCAAATATTCCCTCTTCCAATACCCTTTTGCCACGGCCTGCTGTTCCATGGAATACATGTCCGTGGCCTGTTCGCATTATGATATCGACCGGTTCGGCGCGGGGCTCCCGAGGTGGTCGCCGAGGCAGGCCGACCTCCTCATGGTGGTCGGAACCATCAGTCACAAGCTCGCCCCCATCCTGAGACAGGTTTACGACCAGATGTGCGAACCCAAGTGGGTCCTCTCCTTCGGGGTCTGCGCGACCTCGGGCGGGTTCTATGACAACTACGCCACGGTGCAGGGGATCGACACCATCATCCCTGTGGACATCTACGTGGCCGGATGCCCGCCGCGGCCTGAAGCGGTCCTCGACGGGCTGATCAAGCTCCAGGAAAAGATACAGAAGCAAAAGCAGGTATACTGAGAGAATAGAGAAATATAAAAAATAGAGTATCCATGGCCTTATTAGAGGATATTTCAGAAAGATACAAAGAGAAGGTTCTGGAGACCCACTCCTTACTGGGGGATGACACGGTGGTCATTTCTCGGGAGATCCTTCCGGATCTGGTCCGGTTCCTCAAGGAGGCGCGCGGGTTCAATTTTCTCATGGACCTTTCCGCGGTGGACCGGATGGGGAAGGATCCCCGTTTTGAAGTCGTCTATCATCTTTATGCGCTGGAGAGCCGGGCCCGCCTTCGGATCAAGGTGCCGGTGGCAGAGAACGATGCCCTTGTGCCCACTCTGACAGGCGAGTACCGTTCCGCCAACTGGCTGGAGCGCGAGGCGTGGGACATGTTCGGCATCACCTTCGACGGCCATCCGGACCTCCGCAGGATCCTCATGTATGAGGGGTTCGAGGGGCATCCCCTGCGCAAGGACTATCCCAAGGAGAGGCGGCAGCCCAGGGTCGGTCCGGGGAGCCGGCCCGAGACAGCCTTTGAGCGCGGGCCTTCCATTGAGGAGCGGATCGCCGTTGCGCTTAAGATGTCCGGGGTTTCGGTGCGGGGAGAAAACGGCATCCGGAACGAAATCATGTACCTCAACATGGGGCCTTCGCACCCGACCATGCACGGGGTCGTCCGGGTCATGCTGGCTCTCCGCGGGGAGACCATTCTCGCGTCCGACGTGGAGATCGGCTACATGCACCGGTGCTTTGAGAAGGAGGCCGAGACCCATACCTATACCGGAGTGATCCCCTATACCGACCGGCTGAATTACGTCTCTCCCCTGATCAACAACGTGGGCTACGCCATGGCCGTGGAAAAGCTCTTCGGCGCGGGCACAACCGAGCGCTGCGGGTATGTCCGTGTAATCATGTCCGAGATCTCACGGGTCATCGACCATCTCACCTGCATCGGCGCCTTTGCCATGGAGCTGGGGGCCTTCACCGTATTCCTTTATATGATGAAGGCCAGGGAATACCTCTACGAACTGGTCGAGGATGTGACCGGGGCCAGGATCACCACGTCCTATACTCGGATCGGGGGCCTCAAGGGCGACCTCACCCAGGACTTCGCAGGGAAGTGCCGGGCCGCCTTTATCGGAGTGCGTGATGTACTGCAGGAGTGTGACCGGCTCCTGACCAGGAACCGGATCTTTTATGACCGGACCAGGGACGTCGGCGTGATCTCCCGGGAGGATGCCGTCTCCTGCGGGTTCACCGGACCGTGTCTCAGGGCGACCGGCATCCCCTACGATGTGCGGAAAGCCGCGCCCTACCTGGTCTATGACCGCATGGATTTCGAGATCCCGGTGGGGGACCATGGGGACACCTACGACCGGTACAGGGTGCGCATGGCGGAGATGGAACAGAGCATGCGGATC is drawn from Nitrospirae bacterium CG2_30_53_67 and contains these coding sequences:
- a CDS encoding NADH-quinone oxidoreductase subunit A — translated: MSVTYLPILLLFLITGAMAGGILYLARVIGPRNMTPAKAMPFESGIPNISPHDRPVPVRFYIIAMVFIIFDIEVVFLYPWAILFRKLGLFGFMEMTVFLAILALGLAYAWKKGALEWD
- a CDS encoding NADH dehydrogenase (The point of entry for the majority of electrons that traverse the respiratory chain eventually resulting in the reduction of oxygen), whose product is MGLEKLLQREAVTTRLDAAIGWARKYSLFQYPFATACCSMEYMSVACSHYDIDRFGAGLPRWSPRQADLLMVVGTISHKLAPILRQVYDQMCEPKWVLSFGVCATSGGFYDNYATVQGIDTIIPVDIYVAGCPPRPEAVLDGLIKLQEKIQKQKQVY
- a CDS encoding NADH dehydrogenase (quinone) subunit D, which translates into the protein MALLEDISERYKEKVLETHSLLGDDTVVISREILPDLVRFLKEARGFNFLMDLSAVDRMGKDPRFEVVYHLYALESRARLRIKVPVAENDALVPTLTGEYRSANWLEREAWDMFGITFDGHPDLRRILMYEGFEGHPLRKDYPKERRQPRVGPGSRPETAFERGPSIEERIAVALKMSGVSVRGENGIRNEIMYLNMGPSHPTMHGVVRVMLALRGETILASDVEIGYMHRCFEKEAETHTYTGVIPYTDRLNYVSPLINNVGYAMAVEKLFGAGTTERCGYVRVIMSEISRVIDHLTCIGAFAMELGAFTVFLYMMKAREYLYELVEDVTGARITTSYTRIGGLKGDLTQDFAGKCRAAFIGVRDVLQECDRLLTRNRIFYDRTRDVGVISREDAVSCGFTGPCLRATGIPYDVRKAAPYLVYDRMDFEIPVGDHGDTYDRYRVRMAEMEQSMRIVEQALRDLPDGPVCLNDKRMTLPPKEQVYTTIEGLMNHFKLIMDGHGIRPPAGEAYFPVEGGNGELGFYVVSDGTGIPARVRVRAPCFHLVAALSHLIQGEMVADVTPIFGSINMIAGELDR